A window of the Helianthus annuus cultivar XRQ/B chromosome 4, HanXRQr2.0-SUNRISE, whole genome shotgun sequence genome harbors these coding sequences:
- the LOC110933005 gene encoding basic salivary proline-rich protein 1, whose protein sequence is MVNVKFALVSLTFFVLLEAYNARHLHGVFIKESFHVRPMSHLAIIQMVTGEENLRLPQSLSWSSSNDQTTYGRIIPPAPPLPKMPPPKGQETYLRVNSPPPPSPDGALSEDQETYDRVKLSSSPPLPNGAPSKGQETNLRVVSPPPPPPEGELPKGQETYGQVNPSSPPPPPNGAPTKGQETYLRVVSPPPPPPDGEPSEGQETYGRVNPSSPPSSPNGALTSQETFGRVNPSPPPPNGAPSKGQETYLPVVSPPPPTPDGELPKGQETYGRVNPSSPPPPNGAPTKGQEAYLRVNSPSPDGALTGQETYGRVNPSPPPPNGAPSKGQETCLQVVSSPPPPPDGEPSEGQETCGRVNPTKGQEAYIRVNSPSPDGALIGQDTFGRVNPSPSLPNGAPLKGQKTYIQVESPSLNGEPSGGQEIYGRGNPLAPPPPPNGAPSKGQETYLRVESPPPPSSDGELSKGQETYGVNPSPPPPPNDAPPEFQTFHQGDKMNLNNESYEVAIEELEVSPTHDSSMGQTKRGQDDPRAPPNPDRNDSQVPDMYDRVNPSALACTKPTHPLLSDGGSAWTGLSALTIDPRTVSNEDRWYFIAFYQLSSYVTRVIEYWG, encoded by the exons ATGGTGAACGTGAAGTTTGCATTGGTCTCTTTAACTTTCTTTGTACTTCTTGAAGCTTACAATGCTAGACATTTACATG GAGTATTCATAAAAGAAAGCTTTCATGTAAGGCCAATGTCTCATTTGGCCATAATTCAAATGGTAACCGGAGAAGAAAATCTCCGGTTACCACAATCTCTTTCATGGTCATCGTCAAATGACCAGACTACTTATGGCCGCATTATCCCACCAGCCCCACCGCTACCAAAAATGCCGCCTCCAAAGGGCCAAGAAACTTACCTCCGAGTtaactcaccaccaccaccatcaccagaTGGAGCACTGTCAGAGGACCAAGAAACTTACGATCGAGTTAAGctatcatcatcaccaccattaCCAAATGGAGCACCTTCAAAGGGCCAAGAAACTAACCTCCGAGTTGtatcaccaccaccgccaccaccagaaGGTGAACTGCCCAAGGGCCAAGAAACTTACGGCCAAGTTAacccatcatcaccaccaccaccaccaaatggAGCACCTACAAAGGGCCAAGAAACTTACCTCCGAGTtgtatcaccaccaccaccaccaccagatgGTGAACCGTCAGAGGGCCAAGAAACTTACGGTCGGGTTAacccatcatcaccaccatcatcaccgaATGGAGCACTGACAAGCCAAGAAACTTTTGGTCGAGTTAACCCatcgccaccaccaccaaatGGAGCACCTTCAAAGGGTCAAGAAACTTACCTCCCAGTTGTATCACCACCACCGCCAACACCAGATGGTGAACTGCCAAAGGGCCAAGAAACTTACGGCCGAGTTAacccatcatcaccaccaccaccaaatggAGCACCTACAAAGGGCCAAGAAGCTTACCTCCGAGTTAACTCACCATCACCAGATGGAGCACTGACAGGCCAAGAAACTTATGGTCGAGTtaacccatcaccaccaccaccaaatggAGCACCTTCAAAGGGCCAAGAAACTTGCCTCCAAGTTgtatcatcaccaccaccaccaccagatgGTGAACCGTCAGAGGGCCAAGAAACTTGCGGTCGAGTTAACCCTACAAAGGGCCAAGAAGCTTACATCCGAGTTAACTCACCATCACCAGATGGAGCACTGATAGGCCAAGATACTTTTGGTCGAGTTAACCCATCACCATCACTACCAAATGGAGCACCTTTAAAGGGTCAAAAAACGTACATCCAAGTTGAATCACCATCACTAAATGGAGAACCGTCAGGAGGCCAAGAAATATACGGCCGAGGTAACCCattagcaccaccaccaccaccaaatggAGCACCTTCAAAGGGCCAAGAAACTTACCTCCGAGTtgaatcaccaccaccaccatcatcagaTGGAGAACTGTCAAAAGGCCAAGAAACTTACGGAGTTAACccatcaccacctccaccacctaATGATGCACCGCCAGAGTTCCAAACGTTTCACCAAGGAGATAAAATGAACTTAAACAATGAAAGCTATGAAGTGGCTATAGAAGAACTAGAAG TGTCACCAACACACGATAGTTCAATGGGACAGACCAAACGCGGCCAAGATGACCCCAGAGCCCCACCAAATCCGGACCGAAATGATTCACAAGTACCGGACATGTATGATCGAGTTAACCCGAGTGCACTAGCTTGTACAAAACCAACACACCCATTGCTAAGTGATGGTGGAAGTGCATGGACCGGATTATCAGCACTAACCATTGATCCTAGAACAGTATCAAATGAGGATCGATGGTATTTCATTGCCTTTTACCAGTTGTCATCATATGTCACTAGAGTAATTGAATATTGGGGATGA